In the Euphorbia lathyris chromosome 5, ddEupLath1.1, whole genome shotgun sequence genome, one interval contains:
- the LOC136230943 gene encoding uncharacterized protein isoform X1, which produces MGKAKLLRNKAVHFVSDLTTVFLNPISDKPSKPPPPPAEEQNESGKRQLESITEEDTGNLADGPDTSSFTAFLYSFLSSSEAGGDNSNTDEKNDNAEEMVNQPSESVRKESSGRKGFLSRSRQSLRTIYHAARIGGNRGQERKGDSDLRITDESDDTSDGLELKHMKNAKEETDLGDTPAASEPSLLLSDKVRSTLYGSLPALIRGRKWLLLYSTWRHGISLSTLYRRSTLWPGLSLLVVGDKKGAVFGGLVEAPLRPNNKRYQGTNDTFVFTNIPGRPDIFRPTGANRYFTLCSPDFLAIGGGGHFALYLDGDLLNGSSSVSETYGNPCLAHSEDFKVKEVELWGFVYSSKYEEILDLSRREAGGICRW; this is translated from the exons ATGGGGAAAGCAAAGTTATTGAGGAATAAAGCTGTTCACTTTGTGTCTGATCTTACCACTGTCTTTCTTAACCCTATCTCTGATAAACCTTCCAAGCCCCCTCCTCCTCCCGCT GAAGAGCAGAATGAGTCAGGAAAGAGGCAGCTAGAATCAATTACCGAGGAGGATACTGGGAATTTAGCTGATGGACCTGATACTTCTTCCTTTACTGCATTTCTCTATTCTTTCTTGTCATCCTCAGAAGCTGGAGGAGACAATTCAAATACAGATGAGAAGAATGATAATGCAGAAGAAATGGTCAATCAGCCATCTGAGAGTGTAAGGAAAGAAAGTAGTGGCAGAAAGGGATTTCTTTCTAGGAGTAGACAATCTCTTAGAACCATTTACCACGCTGCTAGAATTGGTGGAAATCGGGGTCAAGAACGTAAGGGTGATTCTGATTTGAGAATAACTGATGAAAGTGATGATACTTCTGATGGACTTGAGCTGAAACATATGAAGAATGCAAAAGAGGAAACTGATTTGGGAGATACTCCGGCTGCTTCTGAGCCATCGTTGCTTCTTTCAGATAAAGTTAGAAGCACTCTTTATGGTTCACTTCCAGCATTAATTCGAGGGAGGAAGTGGTTATTGCTTTACAG TACGTGGAGGCATGGGATATCACTTTCAACCTTGTATAGAAGGAGCACGCTTTGGCCTGGACTAAGTCTGCTG GTTGTTGGAGACAAAAAAGGTGCTGTATTTGGTGGCTTGGTTGAGGCACCCCTAAGGCCAAACAACAAGAGATATCAG GGTACAAATGATACCTTTGTCTTCACCAACATTCCTGGCCGTCCTGATATATTCCGTCCCACAG GTGCGAATCGATATTTCACTTTGTGCTCCCCTGACTTTCTGGCAATTGGTGGGGGTGGCCACTTTGCACTCTACTTGGATGGTGATCT GTTAAATGGTTCAAGCTCGGTCTCAGAGACCTATGGGAATCCTTGCCTTGCACATTCTGAAGACTTCAAAGTTAAAGAAGTTGAG CTGTGGGGATTTGTATACAGTTCAAAGTACGAGGAAATACTAGATTTAAGCAGAAGAGAAGCAGGTGGAATCTGCCGGTGGTAA
- the LOC136230943 gene encoding uncharacterized protein isoform X2, which yields MGKAKLLRNKAVHFVSDLTTVFLNPISDKPSKPPPPPAEEQNESGKRQLESITEEDTGNLADGPDTSSFTAFLYSFLSSSEAGGDNSNTDEKNDNAEEMVNQPSESVRKESSGRKGFLSRSRQSLRTIYHAARIGGNRGQERKGDSDLRITDESDDTSDGLELKHMKNAKEETDLGDTPAASEPSLLLSDKVRSTLYGSLPALIRGRKWLLLYSTWRHGISLSTLYRRSTLWPGLSLLVVGDKKGAVFGGLVEAPLRPNNKRYQGTNDTFVFTNIPGRPDIFRPTGANRYFTLCSPDFLAIGGGGHFALYLDGDLLNGSSSVSETYGNPCLAHSEDFKVKEVECSCGDLYTVQSTRKY from the exons ATGGGGAAAGCAAAGTTATTGAGGAATAAAGCTGTTCACTTTGTGTCTGATCTTACCACTGTCTTTCTTAACCCTATCTCTGATAAACCTTCCAAGCCCCCTCCTCCTCCCGCT GAAGAGCAGAATGAGTCAGGAAAGAGGCAGCTAGAATCAATTACCGAGGAGGATACTGGGAATTTAGCTGATGGACCTGATACTTCTTCCTTTACTGCATTTCTCTATTCTTTCTTGTCATCCTCAGAAGCTGGAGGAGACAATTCAAATACAGATGAGAAGAATGATAATGCAGAAGAAATGGTCAATCAGCCATCTGAGAGTGTAAGGAAAGAAAGTAGTGGCAGAAAGGGATTTCTTTCTAGGAGTAGACAATCTCTTAGAACCATTTACCACGCTGCTAGAATTGGTGGAAATCGGGGTCAAGAACGTAAGGGTGATTCTGATTTGAGAATAACTGATGAAAGTGATGATACTTCTGATGGACTTGAGCTGAAACATATGAAGAATGCAAAAGAGGAAACTGATTTGGGAGATACTCCGGCTGCTTCTGAGCCATCGTTGCTTCTTTCAGATAAAGTTAGAAGCACTCTTTATGGTTCACTTCCAGCATTAATTCGAGGGAGGAAGTGGTTATTGCTTTACAG TACGTGGAGGCATGGGATATCACTTTCAACCTTGTATAGAAGGAGCACGCTTTGGCCTGGACTAAGTCTGCTG GTTGTTGGAGACAAAAAAGGTGCTGTATTTGGTGGCTTGGTTGAGGCACCCCTAAGGCCAAACAACAAGAGATATCAG GGTACAAATGATACCTTTGTCTTCACCAACATTCCTGGCCGTCCTGATATATTCCGTCCCACAG GTGCGAATCGATATTTCACTTTGTGCTCCCCTGACTTTCTGGCAATTGGTGGGGGTGGCCACTTTGCACTCTACTTGGATGGTGATCT GTTAAATGGTTCAAGCTCGGTCTCAGAGACCTATGGGAATCCTTGCCTTGCACATTCTGAAGACTTCAAAGTTAAAGAAGTTGAG TGTAGCTGTGGGGATTTGTATACAGTTCAAAGTACGAGGAAATACTAG